A window from Vanessa atalanta chromosome 16, ilVanAtal1.2, whole genome shotgun sequence encodes these proteins:
- the LOC125069876 gene encoding DNA-binding protein RFXANK-like: protein MEEGISVKNEEKSIDIKQENEENVDNFKCDFESGSQDSSKSGSGGYQRWAPNLNGVRKSAFTPYKSVQCTALTNLQRGNTQARVPELPQPDCSFHAKAGRGEVTREDVKLEQYVDITDEHGLTALHWAASYGQLNSCQDLVWSGANVNIRGPEGETALHLAAAGGHHEVVKFLLNEGADADIQDDSGSTALMYAAAADFPYTCNELLIRGADLTLTNDYDQDAYTLTTTNNCKLAQTVIENFLIGCLSKM, encoded by the exons ATGGAGGAAGGTATATCCGTTAAAAATGAAGAAAAGagtattgatattaaacaaGAAAACGAAGAAAATGTTGATAACTTTAAATGTGACTTTGAATCTGGAAGCCAAGACAGCAGCAAAAGTGGAAGTGGAGGATATCAACGATGGGCGCCTAATTTAAATGGAGTTAGAAAAAGTGCATTTACACCTTACAAGTCTGTCCAGTGCACGGCTTTGACTAATTTACAAAGAG GTAATACGCAGGCGCGGGTCCCCGAATTGCCCCAGCCCGATTGTAGCTTTCACGCGAAGGCTGGTCGCGGAGAAGTTACCCGTGAGGACGTGAAACTGGAGCAGTATGTTGATATCACGGACGAGCACGGTCTCACGGCGCTGCACTGGGCAGCAAGTTATGGACAGTTAAACAGCTGCCAGGACCTTGTTTG gagTGGTGCCAATGTTAATATTAGAGGTCCTGAAGGTGAGACTGCACTCCATCTTGCGGCTGCAGGTGGGCACCACGAGGTTGTGAAATTTCTGTTAAATGAAGGAGCAGATGCTGATATTCAAGATGAT TCTGGTAGTACAGCATTAATGTATGCAGCAGCTGCCGATTTTCCCTACACTTGTAATGAGCTCCTCATCAGAGGTGCTGATTTAACACTTACTAATGACTATGATCAAGATGCCTACACTCTGACCACAACCAATAACTGCAAACTgg cTCAAACTGTGATAGAAAACTTTTTGATTGGCTGCCTCAGCAAGATGTGA